In a genomic window of Tissierella sp. Yu-01:
- the nfsA gene encoding oxygen-insensitive NADPH nitroreductase has product MDKTIELLLNHKSIRKYTDQKISQETIEKIVSCAQMAPSSSHFQAYTIIEVKDFNKRNLLAEWAGGQKWVEDASLVLLFCGDLYRACKYYEDIDKDILSNTEAYTVATVDTALAAQKAFIAAQSLGLGGVCVGGIRNEVEKISKEFGLPYLVFPLFLLCLGYPDDDPEIKPRLPMGIVHKIDFYDESKDDQLMKEYNKTISDYYHKRTKGEEKDRWTERCGKYLMEKPRYNVGDYFRKIGLLKK; this is encoded by the coding sequence ATGGATAAAACTATAGAGTTGTTATTAAATCATAAGTCAATTAGAAAGTACACAGACCAAAAAATATCACAAGAAACTATAGAAAAGATTGTATCTTGTGCACAAATGGCTCCATCTTCTAGTCACTTTCAAGCTTACACTATTATTGAAGTAAAAGATTTTAATAAACGAAATCTTTTAGCAGAATGGGCAGGAGGTCAAAAGTGGGTGGAAGATGCTTCACTTGTTTTGTTATTCTGTGGTGACTTATACAGAGCTTGTAAGTATTATGAAGATATAGATAAGGATATATTAAGTAATACGGAAGCTTATACAGTAGCTACTGTAGATACTGCATTGGCTGCCCAAAAGGCTTTTATAGCTGCACAAAGTTTGGGTTTAGGTGGAGTATGTGTAGGTGGTATAAGAAATGAAGTAGAAAAAATTAGCAAGGAATTCGGGCTTCCTTACTTAGTATTCCCTTTATTTCTCTTATGTTTAGGTTATCCTGACGATGACCCAGAGATTAAGCCAAGATTACCAATGGGTATTGTTCATAAGATTGATTTCTATGATGAATCAAAAGATGATCAATTAATGAAAGAGTATAATAAAACAATAAGTGATTATTATCATAAGAGAACAAAAGGTGAAGAAAAAGATAGATGGACCGAAAGATGTGGTAAGTACTTAATGGAAAAACCAAGATATAATGTTGGAGATTATTTTAGAAAAATAGGGCTTCTTAAAAAGTAA
- a CDS encoding [Fe-Fe] hydrogenase large subunit C-terminal domain-containing protein — MKAKYSDLFKEIVKSYYEGEFEEKVQSLLEDPSVKKNELANVISTLCGVQLDLTDNYITDLKRAIESYKAGHKVVNKVKVCSMDCMNDDGETICQRSCPFDAIFIDEETKTSSIDGDKCTDCGFCVEACPTDSILDKVEFVPFIDLLKDKAPVIAAIAPAITGQFGDDVSIYKLRSAFKTMGFAEMVEVAFFADILTLKEAVEFDRFIQDKDDFMISSCCCPMWVGMLKRVYNDLIKYVSPSVSPMVAAGRVIKILNPNSKVVFIGPCVAKKAEAKERDLLGDIDYVLTFAELKDIFEALELDPRKMSDDFSAEYASRGGRLYARTGGVSVAVSEAIERIYPEKYKMLTTAHADGIKECKKMLSDIKEGNIHANFIEGMGCIGGCVGGPKALIPKDDGRDRVNEFAANSEIKVAVDSEVMIKVLNKLGIDAENNFKKKHRIGSFEREFLD, encoded by the coding sequence TTGAAGGCTAAATATAGTGACTTATTTAAAGAAATTGTTAAATCATATTATGAAGGTGAGTTTGAGGAGAAAGTTCAAAGTTTATTAGAGGATCCATCAGTGAAAAAGAATGAGCTAGCAAATGTTATATCAACACTTTGTGGGGTACAACTTGATTTAACAGATAATTATATAACTGATTTAAAAAGAGCAATCGAGTCCTATAAAGCTGGCCATAAGGTGGTAAATAAAGTTAAAGTTTGTTCGATGGATTGTATGAATGATGATGGAGAGACGATTTGTCAACGTTCATGTCCATTTGATGCAATATTTATTGATGAAGAAACGAAGACTTCATCAATTGATGGGGATAAATGTACCGATTGTGGATTTTGTGTTGAGGCATGTCCTACAGACTCCATATTAGACAAGGTAGAGTTTGTACCTTTTATTGATTTGCTTAAAGATAAGGCTCCGGTAATTGCTGCAATAGCACCAGCAATTACCGGACAATTTGGCGACGATGTTTCAATTTATAAGTTAAGAAGTGCATTCAAGACCATGGGATTTGCTGAGATGGTAGAGGTTGCATTTTTTGCTGATATTCTAACTCTGAAGGAAGCCGTAGAATTTGATAGATTTATACAAGATAAAGATGATTTTATGATATCTTCTTGTTGTTGTCCTATGTGGGTTGGAATGCTTAAACGAGTTTACAATGATCTGATAAAGTATGTTTCACCATCTGTATCTCCTATGGTTGCTGCTGGGAGAGTAATAAAAATATTAAATCCAAATAGCAAAGTAGTATTTATTGGACCATGTGTAGCAAAGAAAGCTGAAGCTAAAGAAAGAGACTTACTTGGAGATATAGATTATGTACTTACCTTTGCTGAATTAAAGGATATTTTTGAAGCACTTGAATTAGATCCTAGAAAAATGTCAGATGATTTTTCCGCAGAATATGCCTCTAGGGGTGGAAGATTGTATGCTAGAACCGGTGGAGTATCAGTAGCAGTAAGTGAAGCCATAGAAAGAATCTATCCTGAAAAGTATAAAATGTTAACTACCGCTCATGCCGATGGTATAAAAGAATGTAAGAAAATGCTTTCTGATATTAAGGAAGGCAATATACATGCTAATTTTATAGAAGGTATGGGATGTATTGGAGGTTGTGTAGGAGGTCCTAAGGCATTAATCCCAAAGGACGATGGCAGAGATAGGGTCAATGAATTTGCTGCAAACTCAGAAATAAAGGTAGCGGTCGACAGTGAAGTTATGATTAAAGTACTAAATAAACTAGGAATAGATGCTGAAAATAATTTTAAGAAAAAACATAGGATTGGCAGTTTTGAAAGAGAATTTCTTGATTAG